In a genomic window of Streptococcus mitis NCTC 12261:
- the pheT gene encoding phenylalanine--tRNA ligase subunit beta has protein sequence MLVSYKWLKELVDIDVPSQELAEKMSTTGIEVEGVESPAAGLSKIVVGEVLSCEDVPETHLHVCQVNVGEEEARQIVCGAPNVRAGIKVMVALPGARIADNYKIKKGKIRGLESLGMICSLGELGISDSVVPKEFADGIQILPENAVPGDEVFSYLDLDDEIIELSITPNRADALSMRGVAHEVASIYDKAVNFKEFTLTETNEAATDALSVGIETDKAPYYAARILDNVTIAPSPQWLQNLLMNEGIRPINNVVDVTNYILLYFGQPMHAFDLDTFEGTDIRVREARAGEKLVTLDGEERDLDVNDLVITVADKPVALAGVMGGQATEISEKSSRVVLEAAVFNGKSIRKTSGRLNLRSESSSRFEKGINVATVNEALDAAASMIAELAGATVRKGIVSAGELDTSDVEVSSTLADVNRVLGTELSYADVEDVFRRLGFGLSGSADSFTVSVPRRRWDITIEADLFEEIARIYGYDRLPTSLPKDDGTAGELTATQKLRRQVRTIAEGAGLTEIITYALTTPEKAVEFTAQPSNLTELMWPMTVDRSVLRQNMISGILDTVAYNVARKNKNLALYEIGKVFEQTGNPKEELPNEINSFAFALTGLVAEKDFQTVAVPVDFFYAKGILEALFARLGLQVTYTATSEIASLHPGRTAMISLGDQVLGFLGQVHPVTAKAYDIPETYVAELNLSAIEAALQPAAPFVEITKFPAVSRDVALLLKAEVTHQEVVDAIQAAGVKRLTDIKLFDVFSGEKLGLGMKSMAYSLTFQNPEDSLTDEEVARYMEKIQASLEEKVNAEVR, from the coding sequence ATGCTTGTATCTTATAAATGGTTAAAAGAATTGGTGGACATTGATGTGCCATCACAGGAGTTGGCTGAAAAAATGTCAACTACAGGGATCGAGGTAGAGGGTGTCGAATCACCAGCTGCTGGTCTCTCAAAAATTGTCGTCGGTGAGGTCTTGTCTTGCGAAGATGTGCCAGAAACTCACCTCCATGTTTGTCAGGTTAACGTTGGCGAAGAAGAAGCTCGTCAAATCGTTTGTGGTGCCCCAAATGTGCGTGCTGGTATCAAGGTTATGGTGGCTCTTCCAGGAGCTCGCATCGCTGACAACTACAAAATCAAAAAAGGGAAAATCCGTGGCTTAGAGTCACTTGGGATGATTTGTTCACTTGGCGAATTGGGAATTTCTGACTCGGTTGTGCCTAAGGAATTCGCAGATGGTATCCAAATCTTGCCAGAAAATGCCGTTCCTGGGGATGAAGTCTTCTCTTACCTAGACTTGGATGATGAAATCATCGAACTTTCTATCACACCAAACCGTGCGGACGCTCTTTCTATGCGTGGAGTAGCTCACGAAGTTGCATCCATCTATGACAAGGCGGTCAACTTTAAAGAATTTACTCTAACAGAAACAAACGAAGCCGCTACAGATGCACTTTCTGTAGGCATTGAAACAGACAAGGCTCCTTACTATGCGGCTCGTATCTTGGACAATGTGACCATCGCACCAAGTCCACAATGGTTGCAAAATCTCCTCATGAACGAAGGTATTCGTCCCATCAATAACGTAGTGGACGTGACCAACTACATCCTGCTCTACTTTGGTCAACCAATGCATGCCTTTGACTTGGATACCTTTGAAGGAACTGACATCCGTGTGCGTGAAGCGCGTGCTGGTGAAAAATTGGTGACCTTGGACGGTGAAGAACGTGACTTGGACGTGAATGACCTAGTCATCACTGTCGCAGACAAGCCAGTAGCTCTTGCAGGTGTTATGGGTGGTCAAGCAACAGAAATCTCTGAGAAATCTAGTCGTGTCGTCCTTGAAGCTGCAGTCTTCAACGGAAAATCAATACGTAAGACCAGCGGTCGTCTCAACCTTCGTTCTGAGTCATCTTCTCGCTTTGAAAAAGGGATTAATGTGGCAACTGTTAACGAAGCTCTTGATGCGGCAGCTAGCATGATTGCAGAGCTTGCAGGTGCGACTGTGCGTAAGGGTATCGTTTCAGCGGGTGAACTTGATACCTCTGATGTGGAAGTTTCTTCAACTCTTGCTGATGTTAACCGTGTCCTTGGTACAGAACTTTCTTACGCGGATGTAGAAGACGTCTTCCGTCGTCTTGGCTTTGGCCTTTCTGGAAGTGCAGATAGCTTTACAGTCAGCGTCCCACGTCGTCGCTGGGATATCACTATCGAGGCAGACCTCTTTGAAGAAATCGCTCGTATCTATGGTTATGACCGCTTGCCAACCAGCCTTCCAAAAGATGATGGTACAGCTGGTGAATTGACAGCCACACAAAAACTCCGCCGTCAAGTTCGTACCATTGCTGAAGGGGCAGGTTTGACAGAAATCATCACCTATGCTCTAACAACTCCTGAAAAAGCAGTTGAGTTTACGGCTCAACCAAGTAACCTTACTGAACTCATGTGGCCAATGACAGTGGACCGTTCTGTCCTCCGTCAAAATATGATTTCTGGTATCCTTGATACGGTGGCTTACAACGTGGCTCGTAAGAATAAAAACTTGGCCCTTTACGAGATTGGAAAAGTCTTTGAACAAACAGGCAATCCAAAAGAAGAACTTCCAAATGAGATCAACAGCTTTGCCTTTGCCTTGACAGGCTTGGTTGCTGAAAAAGATTTCCAAACAGTAGCAGTTCCAGTTGATTTCTTCTATGCTAAGGGAATCCTTGAGGCCCTCTTTGCTCGTTTGGGACTCCAAGTAACCTATACGGCAACATCTGAAATCGCTAGCCTCCACCCAGGACGTACAGCTATGATTTCACTCGGTGACCAAGTTCTTGGTTTCCTTGGGCAAGTGCATCCAGTCACTGCTAAGGCTTACGATATTCCAGAAACGTATGTAGCTGAGCTCAACCTTTCAGCCATCGAAGCTGCCCTTCAACCAGCTGCTCCATTTGTGGAAATCACGAAATTCCCAGCAGTTAGCCGTGACGTTGCCCTCCTTCTCAAGGCAGAAGTGACTCACCAAGAGGTTGTGGACGCTATCCAAGCTGCAGGCGTAAAACGTTTGACAGATATCAAACTCTTTGACGTCTTCTCAGGCGAAAAATTGGGACTTGGTATGAAGTCAATGGCTTATAGCTTGACTTTCCAAAATCCAGAAGATAGCTTAACGGACGAAGAAGTCGCACGCTATATGGAAAAAATCCAAGCATCGCTCGAAGAAAAAGTCAATGCAGAAGTGCGTTAA
- the pheS gene encoding phenylalanine--tRNA ligase subunit alpha, whose amino-acid sequence MSTIEEQLKALREETLASLKQITAENEKEMQDLRVSVLGKKGSLTEILKGMKDVSAEMRPIIGKHVNEARDVLTATFEETAKLLEEKKVAAQLASESIDVTLPGRPVATGHRHVLTQTSEEIEDIFIGMGYQVVDGFEVEQDYYNFERMNLPKDHPARDMQDTFYITEEILLRTHTSPVQARAMDAHDFSKGPLKMISPGRVFRRDTDDATHSHQFHQIEGLVVGKNISMADLQGTLQLIVQKMFGEERQIRLRPSYFPFTEPSVEVDVSCFKCGGEGCNVCKKTGWIEIMGAGMVHPRVLEMSGIDATVYSGFAFGLGQERVAMLRYGINDIRGFYQGDVRFSEQFK is encoded by the coding sequence ATGTCAACTATTGAAGAACAATTAAAAGCGCTTCGCGAAGAAACGCTGGCTAGCTTGAAGCAGATTACTGCTGAAAATGAAAAAGAGATGCAAGATTTGCGTGTCTCTGTCCTTGGTAAAAAGGGTTCGCTCACTGAAATCCTCAAAGGGATGAAAGATGTTTCTGCTGAGATGCGTCCAATCATTGGGAAACACGTCAATGAAGCTCGTGATGTCTTGACAGCTACCTTTGAAGAAACAGCTAAGCTCTTGGAAGAAAAGAAAGTCGCGGCTCAACTGGCTAGCGAGAGTATCGATGTGACGCTTCCAGGTCGTCCAGTTGCGACTGGTCACCGTCATGTCCTCACACAAACCAGTGAGGAAATCGAAGATATTTTCATTGGGATGGGTTACCAAGTCGTGGATGGTTTTGAAGTGGAGCAAGACTACTATAACTTTGAGCGTATGAACCTTCCAAAAGACCACCCAGCTCGTGATATGCAGGACACTTTCTATATCACAGAAGAGATCTTACTCCGTACTCACACGTCTCCAGTTCAAGCGCGTGCAATGGATGCTCATGATTTCTCTAAAGGCCCTTTGAAAATGATCTCACCAGGGCGTGTGTTCCGTCGTGACACAGACGATGCGACCCACAGTCACCAGTTCCACCAAATTGAAGGCTTGGTTGTTGGGAAAAATATCTCTATGGCTGATCTTCAAGGAACCCTTCAGTTGATTGTGCAAAAAATGTTCGGTGAAGAGCGTCAGATCCGTCTGCGCCCATCTTACTTCCCATTCACAGAGCCATCTGTTGAGGTGGATGTTTCTTGCTTCAAGTGTGGTGGAGAAGGCTGTAACGTATGTAAGAAAACAGGTTGGATCGAAATTATGGGGGCCGGTATGGTTCACCCACGTGTCCTTGAAATGAGTGGTATCGATGCGACTGTTTACTCTGGATTTGCCTTTGGTCTTGGACAAGAGCGTGTAGCTATGCTCCGTTATGGAATCAACGATATCCGTGGATTCTACCAAGGCGATGTCCGCTTCTCAGAACAGTTTAAATAA
- a CDS encoding energy-coupling factor transporter transmembrane component T family protein, with protein sequence MQAKLIGYQHRDTVIHRLSGAGKLLFFILVSLAAMISYDTRLLVLIAIFSVFLLYLSEIRFKDVSFVAVFATVFAVLNVLMVYLFSPEYGVGLYGERSVIWQGIGAYTLTSQELFYLLNLAIKYLCTIPLAIIFLMTTHPSQFASSLNQIGVPYKIAYSVSLTLRYIPDLQEEFFTIKMSQEARGMELSKKASLMQRIKGNLRIITPLIFSSLERIDTIATAMELRRFGKEKKRTWYSYQALKKGDYLTLLLAALFLVASLLLILQNQGRFYNPWK encoded by the coding sequence ATGCAAGCTAAATTAATCGGTTACCAGCATAGAGATACTGTGATTCATCGCTTGTCAGGAGCTGGTAAACTCCTCTTTTTCATCCTTGTATCATTGGCGGCCATGATTAGCTATGATACCAGACTGCTTGTTCTGATTGCTATTTTTTCGGTCTTTCTCCTCTATTTGTCAGAAATCCGCTTTAAAGATGTTTCCTTTGTAGCCGTTTTTGCGACGGTATTTGCCGTTTTAAACGTCTTGATGGTCTATCTCTTTTCTCCCGAGTATGGGGTTGGACTTTACGGAGAGAGGAGTGTGATTTGGCAGGGAATCGGTGCCTACACTCTGACCAGCCAAGAGCTCTTTTATCTGCTAAATCTGGCCATTAAGTACCTTTGCACTATTCCTCTGGCTATTATCTTTTTGATGACAACCCATCCTAGTCAGTTTGCTTCCAGTTTAAATCAAATTGGTGTGCCTTACAAGATTGCCTATTCAGTCAGCCTGACTTTGCGCTATATTCCAGATTTGCAGGAAGAATTCTTTACTATCAAGATGTCTCAGGAGGCGCGTGGGATGGAATTATCCAAGAAAGCTTCTCTTATGCAACGAATCAAAGGCAATCTGCGCATTATTACGCCCTTGATTTTTAGCTCGTTAGAACGCATTGATACCATCGCGACCGCCATGGAGCTTCGGCGCTTTGGGAAAGAGAAAAAACGCACTTGGTATAGTTATCAGGCCTTGAAAAAAGGAGATTATCTTACCTTGCTCTTGGCAGCCTTGTTTTTAGTAGCTAGTTTACTACTTATCTTGCAGAATCAGGGACGATTTTACAACCCTTGGAAATAG
- a CDS encoding ABC transporter ATP-binding protein, producing the protein MKEAIIEWKDFSFRYETQQEPTLQGVDLTIYKGEKVLIVGPSGSGKSTLGQCLNGIIPNIYKGQTSGEFLIKGQAAFDMSIYDKSHLVSTVLQDTDGQFIGLSVAEDLAFALENDVTSLEEMKSRVHKWAEKLDLLSLLSQRPQDLSGGQKQRVSLAGVLIDESPILLFDEPLANLDPKSGQDIIELIDQIHKEEGTTTLIIEHRLEDVLHRPVDRIVLINDGRILFNGSPDQLLATDLLTQNGIREPLYLTTLRQLGVDLAKEEQLANLDNLSISKGQIQLRTELVKETPELQSLFKLEDVSFSYDDRPILKSIYLDIKKGEKIAIVGKNGAGKSTLAKAISSFIQTEGRYLWEEQDIKGDSVAERAERVGYVLQNPNQMISTNMIFDEVALGLRLRGVNEKEIETRVYETLKICGLYEFRNWPISALSFGQKKRVTIASILVLGAEIILLDEPTAGQDQKNYTEIMEFLEELHQKGHTIVMITHDMQLMLDYSDRALVMVDGELIADTDPASLLSNPELLVKANLKETSIFNLAKKLDVDPLALTAFYKERREGCKLN; encoded by the coding sequence ATGAAAGAAGCTATAATTGAGTGGAAGGATTTCTCTTTCCGGTATGAAACACAACAAGAACCGACCTTGCAAGGGGTGGACTTGACCATTTATAAGGGAGAGAAAGTCTTAATTGTTGGGCCATCTGGGTCAGGTAAGTCTACCTTGGGTCAATGTTTGAATGGGATTATTCCCAATATTTACAAGGGTCAGACGTCTGGAGAATTTTTGATCAAGGGGCAAGCGGCCTTTGATATGAGTATCTATGATAAGTCTCATCTGGTCAGTACAGTTTTGCAGGATACTGATGGGCAGTTTATCGGTCTGTCTGTGGCAGAAGATTTGGCTTTTGCTCTAGAAAATGATGTAACAAGTTTAGAAGAGATGAAAAGCCGTGTTCATAAATGGGCTGAAAAGCTGGACCTTCTTTCTTTACTGTCTCAGCGTCCTCAGGATTTGTCAGGTGGACAAAAGCAGCGGGTCAGTCTGGCTGGTGTCTTGATTGATGAGAGTCCGATTCTTTTGTTTGATGAGCCACTTGCCAATCTGGATCCCAAGTCAGGTCAGGATATTATCGAATTGATTGACCAGATTCATAAGGAAGAGGGAACGACGACACTTATTATTGAGCATCGTTTGGAGGATGTTCTGCATCGCCCTGTGGATCGGATTGTCTTGATCAATGATGGTCGTATTCTCTTTAATGGGAGCCCTGACCAGCTACTGGCGACTGATTTATTGACCCAAAATGGAATTCGAGAACCCCTTTATCTAACCACTCTCCGTCAATTGGGTGTGGATTTAGCCAAGGAAGAACAATTAGCAAATCTGGATAACTTGTCTATCTCAAAAGGCCAGATTCAGTTGCGGACGGAACTGGTAAAAGAAACCCCAGAATTGCAGTCACTCTTTAAATTAGAGGATGTGTCTTTTTCTTATGATGATAGACCGATTTTAAAATCCATTTATTTAGATATTAAAAAGGGTGAAAAGATTGCCATTGTCGGAAAAAATGGAGCAGGGAAATCAACTCTAGCCAAGGCCATAAGTAGCTTTATCCAGACGGAAGGCCGCTATCTTTGGGAAGAGCAGGATATAAAAGGAGATTCGGTAGCAGAACGGGCGGAACGAGTAGGCTATGTGCTGCAAAATCCTAATCAAATGATTTCAACCAATATGATTTTTGATGAGGTGGCTCTAGGGCTCCGTTTGCGAGGTGTGAATGAGAAGGAAATTGAAACGAGAGTCTATGAAACCTTGAAAATCTGCGGTCTCTATGAATTCCGTAATTGGCCCATTTCTGCCCTGTCATTTGGTCAGAAAAAACGTGTCACTATTGCATCGATTTTGGTTTTAGGAGCTGAAATTATCCTCCTAGATGAACCGACTGCAGGTCAGGACCAGAAGAACTATACTGAGATTATGGAATTTCTCGAAGAGTTGCATCAAAAAGGGCATACCATTGTCATGATTACTCATGATATGCAATTGATGCTGGATTATTCAGACCGAGCTCTTGTCATGGTGGATGGGGAACTGATTGCCGATACCGATCCAGCTAGTCTGTTGAGCAATCCTGAGCTGTTAGTAAAAGCCAATCTAAAAGAAACTTCAATCTTCAACTTGGCCAAGAAACTAGACGTGGATCCACTTGCTTTAACGGCATTTTATAAAGAAAGGAGAGAAGGATGCAAGCTAAATTAA
- a CDS encoding GNAT family N-acetyltransferase, whose protein sequence is MIRKVEKADVGVLSKIAKQTFRETFAHDNTEEQLQEYFEEAYSLRVLSTELENPESETYFIMHEEEIAGFLKVNWGSAQTERELEDAFEIQRLYVLQKFQGFGLGKQLFEFALELATKNSFSWAWLGVWEHNTKAQAFYNRYGFEKFSQHHFMVGQKVDTDWLLRKKLR, encoded by the coding sequence ATGATTAGAAAAGTAGAAAAGGCAGATGTTGGGGTGTTGTCCAAAATTGCCAAACAAACCTTTCGTGAAACATTTGCTCATGATAATACAGAAGAGCAGTTACAGGAATACTTTGAAGAGGCTTATAGTTTGAGAGTTTTGTCAACTGAGTTGGAAAATCCAGAATCCGAAACCTATTTCATTATGCATGAAGAGGAGATAGCTGGTTTTCTCAAAGTCAACTGGGGAAGTGCTCAGACTGAGAGAGAATTAGAGGATGCTTTTGAAATTCAACGTCTCTATGTGCTACAAAAATTCCAAGGATTTGGACTAGGTAAGCAACTGTTTGAATTTGCTCTGGAACTTGCTACAAAAAATAGTTTTTCCTGGGCTTGGTTAGGTGTTTGGGAGCATAATACAAAAGCTCAAGCGTTTTATAATCGATATGGTTTTGAAAAATTTAGCCAACATCATTTTATGGTTGGTCAAAAAGTAGATACGGATTGGTTACTGAGAAAGAAATTAAGGTAA
- a CDS encoding chromosome partitioning protein ParB: MKVNIADLHPTQLYLSEKKLQDIQMLYQSAETIQVDPISILAFGNCLLITDGHHRAYQALLAGRDTISAEWDRDGGDELYHLYAQACEERMIYSVLDLKNHILAQDEYEAKWYNWCDGFNQAATLLLKRKADETGLINR, from the coding sequence ATGAAAGTCAATATAGCAGATCTTCATCCGACTCAACTATACTTATCAGAAAAGAAGTTGCAAGATATTCAGATGCTTTACCAGTCGGCAGAAACAATCCAAGTCGATCCAATCAGTATTCTTGCCTTTGGAAATTGCTTGTTGATTACAGATGGACATCACAGGGCTTATCAGGCTTTATTGGCAGGTCGGGATACGATTTCTGCTGAGTGGGATAGAGATGGTGGTGATGAACTATATCATCTCTATGCGCAAGCTTGTGAGGAAAGAATGATTTACTCTGTTCTGGATTTAAAAAATCATATCTTAGCTCAAGATGAGTATGAAGCAAAATGGTATAACTGGTGTGATGGTTTTAATCAAGCAGCAACTCTCTTATTGAAAAGGAAAGCAGATGAAACAGGCCTTATAAATAGGTAG
- a CDS encoding tRNA (cytidine(34)-2'-O)-methyltransferase, which yields MTNHIVLFEPQIPQNTGNIARTCAATNSPLHIIKPMGFPIDDRKMKRAGLDYWDKLEIYFYESLEDFMSQMKGKLYLISKFAEKVYSDVDLSTDEDHYFLFGREDKGLPEDFMREHPEKALRIPMNDEHVRSLNVSNTVCMIVYEALRQQNFAGLELVHTYEVDKLK from the coding sequence ATGACAAATCACATTGTATTATTTGAACCTCAAATTCCACAAAATACAGGCAATATCGCGCGTACTTGCGCTGCGACCAATTCTCCCCTCCACATCATCAAGCCAATGGGCTTTCCTATCGATGATCGCAAGATGAAGCGGGCGGGGTTGGATTATTGGGATAAGCTAGAGATTTATTTTTACGAGAGTTTGGAGGATTTCATGTCTCAGATGAAGGGCAAACTCTACCTGATTTCTAAATTCGCTGAGAAAGTGTATTCTGATGTGGATTTATCGACTGACGAGGACCATTATTTTCTTTTTGGACGTGAAGACAAGGGTTTACCTGAAGACTTTATGCGCGAACATCCTGAGAAGGCTCTTCGTATTCCTATGAATGATGAACATGTCCGCAGTCTTAATGTGTCTAATACCGTCTGCATGATTGTCTATGAGGCTCTTCGCCAGCAGAACTTTGCAGGTCTTGAGCTTGTTCATACCTATGAAGTGGATAAATTGAAATAA
- a CDS encoding phosphatase PAP2 family protein has product MKDKQTFLMKGSFALLLFVILGYMVKFYPETLVGFDQPIQTAVRGDLPDYLTILFRAITRLIDIPVIITWVVIVAFIFYRKRWKIESFFMLGNLALAGLLIVTFKNIYQRPRPAILHLVEEKGFSFPSGHSLAVTLLVGSLIVILSQRIKNPVWRKIVQIVLGLYLVSVLVSRVYLGVHYPSDVLASLCVGLGVLFIEFPFYDKLRFQWRFKGKQK; this is encoded by the coding sequence ATGAAAGATAAACAAACATTTTTAATGAAGGGCAGTTTTGCCCTTTTACTTTTCGTTATTCTTGGCTACATGGTCAAATTTTACCCTGAAACGCTGGTCGGTTTTGACCAACCGATACAGACTGCCGTTCGAGGAGACTTGCCAGATTACTTGACTATTCTTTTCCGAGCCATCACACGCCTGATTGATATCCCAGTGATTATCACTTGGGTTGTCATCGTAGCCTTTATCTTTTATCGTAAGCGGTGGAAGATAGAAAGTTTCTTCATGCTAGGGAATTTGGCTTTGGCTGGTCTTTTAATCGTGACCTTTAAAAATATCTACCAGCGCCCACGACCAGCTATTTTACACTTGGTTGAGGAGAAGGGATTTTCCTTCCCAAGCGGCCATTCTCTGGCTGTAACCTTGCTGGTCGGTTCTCTGATTGTCATTCTCAGTCAACGGATTAAAAATCCAGTCTGGAGAAAAATCGTGCAAATCGTCCTTGGTCTCTACCTAGTCAGTGTGCTGGTATCAAGGGTCTATCTGGGAGTTCACTATCCATCAGATGTCCTTGCCAGTCTCTGTGTGGGCTTGGGAGTCCTGTTTATCGAGTTTCCCTTCTATGACAAGCTCCGATTCCAATGGCGATTTAAAGGCAAGCAGAAGTGA
- a CDS encoding ECF transporter S component has product MTNTRRLSTIAILSAISFVLMYFDFPLLPAASFLKIEFSILPVLVGLVVMDLPAALGILLLRSLLKLLLNSQGVNTYIGLPMNIVALGVFVIVFALIWKKERTTLRFLLGSLAGTIGLTVAMLVLNYVYAVPLYAKFANFDIGKILGLSNYLMTMVLPFNLIEGVIFSVSFWLLYILLKPTLKHYER; this is encoded by the coding sequence ATGACAAACACACGTCGACTTTCGACCATTGCAATTCTATCAGCTATCTCATTTGTGCTGATGTACTTTGACTTTCCGCTTTTACCAGCGGCATCCTTCCTTAAGATCGAATTTAGTATCTTGCCAGTCCTTGTGGGCTTGGTGGTCATGGATTTGCCTGCTGCTCTAGGAATTCTCTTGCTTCGCTCACTCTTGAAGCTGCTTCTTAACAGCCAGGGAGTGAATACTTACATTGGTTTGCCAATGAATATCGTAGCTTTGGGAGTTTTTGTCATCGTATTTGCTTTGATTTGGAAAAAGGAACGGACAACCCTTCGTTTCCTACTAGGCTCTCTAGCTGGAACTATTGGCTTGACCGTGGCTATGTTGGTTCTCAACTATGTTTACGCTGTTCCTTTGTACGCTAAGTTTGCTAACTTTGATATTGGAAAAATTTTGGGACTTTCCAACTACCTAATGACCATGGTATTACCTTTTAACTTGATTGAGGGAGTAATCTTTTCCGTTTCATTCTGGTTGTTGTATATTCTCTTGAAACCAACCTTAAAACATTATGAAAGATAA